Proteins co-encoded in one Dryobates pubescens isolate bDryPub1 chromosome 4, bDryPub1.pri, whole genome shotgun sequence genomic window:
- the NUBP1 gene encoding cytosolic Fe-S cluster assembly factor NUBP1: MCAVGGPRVLRAPRGAGGSDAQRAPWRRRRAGRNRRVRVAPCGFGGSSAALVLQLSLSIADCPGIGSTQAGRATACEGCPNQRLCAAGATAPDPAETAELRERLRGVKHTVLVLSGKGGVGKSTFSALLAHGLAADETKQVALLDIDICGPSIPKMMGLEGEQVHQSGSGWSPVYVEENLGVMSVGFLLSSPDDAVIWRGPKKNGLIKQFLRDVDWGEIDYLIIDTPPGTSDEHLSIVQYLSAAHVDGAVIITTPQEVSLQDVRKEINFCHKVKLPIIGVVENMSGFICPKCKNESQIFPPTTGGAEKMCQNFSVSLLGKVPLDPQIGKSCDKGQSFLAEAPESPATLSYRNIIQRIQEYCDQHQFQEEKII, translated from the exons ATGTGCGCTGTGGGCGGTCCCCGTGTCCTCCGCGCCCCCCGTGGCGCTGGCGGAAGTGACGCGCAGCGGGCGCCATGGCGGAGGAGGCGGGCGGGCCGCAACCGGAGGGTGAGAGTTGCGCCGTGCGGGTTCGGTGGGTCGTCAGCGGCACTCGTGTTGCAGCTCTCGTTGTCCATTGCAGACTGCCCGGGGATCGGCAGCACTCAAGCGGGCAGGGCCACCGCCTGCGAAGGATGCCCCAACCAGAGACTCTGCGCAGCCGGCGCCACGGCCCCGGACCCAG CGGAGACGGCAGAGCTGCGGGAGCGGCTGCGCGGCGTGAAGCATACGGTCCTAGTGCTCTCCGGGAAGGGCGGCGTGGGGAAGAGCACCTTCAGCGCCCTTCTGGCTCACGGGCTGGCGGCAGATGAGACCAAGCAG gttGCTCTGCTGGACATAGATATCTGTGGGCCATCGATTCCAAAGATGATGGGTCTAGAAGGAGAACAG GTTCATCAGAGTGGATCTGGGTGGTCTCCAGTG TATGTTGAAGAAAACTTGGGTGTCATGTCAGTGGGGTTCTTGCTTAGTAGTCCTGATGATGCTGTCATCTGGAgaggaccaaaaaaaaatg GGCTGATCAAACAATTTCTTCGTGACGTGGACTGGGGGGAAATCGACTACCTGATTATAGACACGCCTCCAGGAACATCAGATGAACATTTATCTATTGTGCAGTACCTCAGTGCGGCGCATGTAGATGGTGCTGTTATAATCACTACCCCTCAG GAAGTCTCGCTTCAGGATGTGCGGAAGGAGATCAACTTCTGCCACAAAGTGAAACTGCCAATCATTGGTGTTGTGGAAAACATGAGTGGCTTCATATGTCCAAAGTGTAAG AACGAATCTCAGATCTTTCCCCCAACTACTGGAGGTGCAGAGAAGATGTGCCAGAACTTCAGTGTTTCCCTCCTGGGCAAAGTGCCTCTAGATCCTCAGATAG GAAAAAGTTGTGACAAAGGGCAGTCTTTCTTGGCTGAAGCACCTGAGTCTCCAGCAACGTTGTCTTACAGGAATATCATTCAAA GAATTCAGGAATACTGTGATCAGCACCAGTTTCAAGAAGAAAAGATTATCTAA